Proteins from a single region of Metallibacterium scheffleri:
- the pepN gene encoding aminopeptidase N, with the protein MLQRDADGTPTPDLKIRLSDYQPSAWRIASVELVFDLDIASTEVYARLELESASATPTPLRLDGEGLELIELRLNGKRLGPLGYRVEAHALELSDLPASCALESRVRIRPQANTALEGLYLSGSAERGFLLTQCEAQGFRHITWFLDRPDVLTRYSVELRADAARFPVLLAGGNAVGSGMLAEGRHWARFEDPHPKPSYLFALVAGRLECLSQPYITADGRAVTLNLWAEADAIGQCHYALGALQRAMRWDERSYGRNYDLDVFHVVATHDFNMGAMENKGLNIFNAKYLLADADTTTDEGFRAVEGVIGHEYFHNWSGNRVTCRDWFQLSLKEGFTVFRDQSFSADMHSQALKRIEDVATLRRMQFPEDAGPLAHPVRPAEYAEINNFYTATVYEKGAELIRMLAARVGPQAFRRGTDLYFARHDGSAATVEDLLAALGEAAAVDLTPYLAWYAQAGTPRLSARCHHEPATRRYVLRLAQHTAPTPGQAVKHTLPIPVKLALFARDGRMLPLRLAGEADAVGVERVLELTDAAAEFVFEDIDEAPIPSLLRGFSAPVILECAMPPGDLALLLQHDADGFNRWEAGQHLASDAFRAAHAGAAQYAALAAWTGALGALFAQTDFSDAALLAELLAPPAISELEALVEPHDPDAVDAARRRLEQALAQALGASALAARYTALHAAEQGAHDAPAQARRRLKRRVLELWALVDAPAALAAAEAQFAQAAGMSERLAALRVLLRHGDAGMRHGTLTAFRARHGQQPLVMDTWFAVQAEVAGVDALDTVRALLADAAFTLRNPNRVRAVLGTFARQNRTAFHRADGAGYALLVAQLQALDQLNPQTAAALAQAFNGWARLEPKRRALAESHLRALAATPGLSRNLADIVQRSLA; encoded by the coding sequence ATGTTGCAGCGCGATGCCGACGGCACCCCGACCCCCGACCTGAAAATCCGCCTCAGCGACTACCAACCGTCCGCCTGGCGCATCGCCAGCGTCGAATTGGTGTTCGATCTGGATATCGCCAGCACCGAGGTGTATGCGCGCCTCGAACTGGAATCCGCCAGTGCCACGCCAACGCCGCTGCGCCTCGATGGCGAAGGTCTTGAGCTGATCGAGCTGCGTCTCAACGGCAAGCGGCTTGGTCCGCTTGGCTATCGCGTCGAAGCGCATGCACTGGAGTTGTCCGATCTGCCCGCGAGCTGCGCATTGGAAAGCCGCGTGCGCATCCGTCCGCAGGCCAACACCGCCCTCGAAGGCCTGTACCTGTCCGGCAGTGCCGAACGCGGCTTTCTGCTGACCCAGTGCGAGGCGCAGGGTTTCCGCCATATCACCTGGTTTCTCGATCGCCCCGACGTGCTCACGCGCTACAGCGTGGAGCTGCGCGCCGACGCTGCGCGCTTTCCTGTGCTGCTGGCCGGCGGCAATGCGGTCGGCAGCGGCATGCTGGCCGAGGGCCGCCATTGGGCGCGCTTCGAGGATCCGCACCCCAAGCCCAGCTACCTGTTCGCGCTGGTGGCCGGCCGCCTCGAATGCCTGAGCCAGCCGTACATCACGGCGGATGGCCGCGCGGTGACCCTGAATCTGTGGGCCGAGGCCGACGCCATCGGCCAATGCCACTACGCGCTGGGCGCGCTGCAGCGTGCGATGCGCTGGGACGAGCGCAGCTACGGGCGCAACTACGATCTGGACGTGTTCCATGTCGTCGCCACGCACGATTTCAACATGGGCGCGATGGAGAACAAGGGCCTCAACATCTTCAACGCCAAGTACCTGCTGGCCGATGCCGACACCACCACCGACGAAGGTTTCCGCGCGGTCGAGGGCGTGATCGGCCACGAGTACTTCCACAACTGGTCGGGCAACCGCGTCACCTGCCGCGACTGGTTCCAGCTGTCGCTGAAGGAAGGCTTCACCGTGTTCCGCGACCAGAGCTTCAGCGCCGACATGCACTCGCAGGCACTGAAGCGCATCGAGGACGTGGCCACGCTGCGACGTATGCAGTTTCCCGAGGATGCCGGCCCGCTGGCGCACCCGGTGCGCCCGGCCGAATACGCCGAGATCAACAATTTCTACACCGCGACGGTGTACGAGAAAGGCGCTGAACTCATCCGCATGCTGGCCGCGCGAGTCGGTCCACAGGCGTTCCGCCGCGGTACCGATCTGTACTTCGCACGACATGACGGCAGTGCCGCCACGGTCGAGGATCTGCTCGCCGCATTGGGCGAGGCCGCCGCGGTGGACCTCACGCCGTATCTGGCCTGGTACGCGCAGGCCGGCACGCCGCGCCTGTCGGCGCGTTGCCACCACGAACCAGCCACGCGCCGCTACGTGCTGCGTCTGGCGCAGCACACCGCGCCGACGCCCGGCCAGGCCGTCAAGCACACGTTGCCGATACCGGTGAAGCTGGCATTGTTCGCGCGCGATGGCCGCATGCTGCCGTTGCGTCTGGCCGGCGAGGCCGACGCCGTGGGCGTCGAACGCGTGCTGGAACTGACTGATGCCGCCGCCGAGTTCGTGTTCGAGGACATCGACGAGGCACCGATTCCATCCCTGTTGCGCGGCTTCTCGGCGCCGGTGATCCTGGAATGCGCCATGCCGCCCGGGGATCTGGCGTTGCTGCTGCAGCACGATGCCGATGGTTTCAACCGCTGGGAGGCGGGCCAGCACCTGGCCAGCGACGCGTTTCGCGCCGCGCATGCCGGCGCTGCGCAATATGCGGCGCTGGCGGCGTGGACCGGCGCGCTGGGCGCCCTGTTCGCGCAGACTGATTTTTCCGACGCGGCGCTGCTGGCCGAGCTGCTGGCGCCGCCCGCGATCAGCGAGCTGGAAGCGCTGGTCGAGCCGCACGATCCCGATGCCGTCGACGCCGCGCGACGCCGGCTCGAGCAGGCGCTGGCGCAGGCACTGGGCGCATCCGCGCTGGCCGCGCGCTACACCGCATTGCACGCCGCCGAGCAAGGCGCGCATGACGCTCCGGCACAGGCGCGGCGCCGTCTCAAGCGCCGCGTGCTGGAGCTGTGGGCGCTGGTCGATGCGCCGGCCGCACTGGCCGCCGCCGAAGCGCAGTTCGCCCAGGCCGCGGGCATGAGCGAGCGCCTCGCCGCGCTGCGTGTGCTGCTGCGCCATGGCGATGCCGGCATGCGCCACGGCACGCTAACCGCATTCCGCGCGCGCCACGGCCAGCAGCCGTTGGTCATGGACACCTGGTTCGCGGTGCAGGCCGAGGTCGCGGGCGTGGACGCATTGGACACCGTACGCGCGCTGCTGGCCGACGCCGCGTTCACCTTGCGCAACCCCAATCGCGTGCGTGCCGTGCTGGGCACGTTCGCGCGCCAGAACCGTACCGCGTTCCACCGCGCCGACGGCGCCGGCTACGCGCTGCTGGTGGCGCAGTTGCAGGCGCTGGACCAGCTCAATCCGCAGACCGCTGCCGCGCTGGCGCAGGCGTTCAACGGCTGGGCGCGGCTCGAGCCGAAGCGCCGCGCGCTGGCCGAGTCGCATCTGCGTGCGCTGGCTGCCACACCGGGCCTGTCGCGCAATCTCGCCGACATCGTGCAGCGCAGCCTGGCCTGA
- a CDS encoding outer membrane lipoprotein carrier protein LolA, producing the protein MYLLLAMLPALAAESNHADAARAMDLVRALARPAPARTAYTEVRFVGMLDRALVLRGEMAWLGGSRLRRSVVTPYPEITTIDGDTATLQRGQHAPQKFSLERAPELKDLLGSFIALLSGDATALARNFTLHAYGNQTAWTLDLTPRDAAVARRIRDVSVDGSGKTLRCMRVDETDGDTTFTLLGPLGNARLPATPTPAGLATLCAGM; encoded by the coding sequence TTGTACCTTCTGCTGGCCATGCTGCCGGCGCTGGCAGCTGAGTCGAACCACGCCGATGCTGCGCGCGCCATGGATCTGGTGCGTGCGTTGGCGCGTCCGGCGCCGGCGCGCACCGCCTACACCGAGGTACGCTTCGTCGGCATGCTCGATCGCGCGCTGGTACTGCGCGGCGAAATGGCGTGGCTGGGCGGCAGCCGCCTGCGGCGCAGCGTGGTCACGCCCTACCCCGAGATCACCACCATCGACGGCGACACCGCCACCCTGCAGCGCGGCCAGCATGCGCCACAGAAATTTTCGCTGGAACGCGCGCCGGAGCTGAAGGATCTGCTGGGCAGTTTCATCGCGCTGCTATCCGGTGACGCGACGGCGCTGGCGCGCAACTTCACCCTGCACGCGTATGGCAATCAAACGGCATGGACCCTGGACCTGACCCCGCGCGATGCCGCCGTGGCACGGCGCATCCGCGATGTCAGCGTCGATGGCAGCGGCAAGACCCTGCGTTGCATGCGCGTGGATGAAACCGATGGCGACACGACCTTCACCCTGCTCGGCCCGCTGGGCAATGCGCGGTTGCCGGCCACGCCGACGCCCGCGGGGCTGGCCACGTTGTGCGCAGGCATGTGA
- a CDS encoding acyltransferase has translation MSGWQGRREGGGWFALWLIRFIGLRLGRTPARWLLVPITLYFFLRRGSERRASRDYLTRVLCRPARTREVLRHFHAFAATTLDRVFFLARGVQGFDVEISGLDALEQAMAGGRGALLVGAHVGSFEALRALAARRPDLDLRLVLDRQQTPALNMLLEALAPALRAQVIDAAQGGVTVMLALSEAAQHGALLALLGDRARHGEAICRVPMLGASAALPAAPWRVAAALQIPVLLGFGLYAGRSRYHLRFEAFATRIDLPRTADARTAVLQACSARYATRIEAQLREFPYNWFNFYDFWQTPESGLVPSAGHAAGAGS, from the coding sequence ATGAGCGGCTGGCAGGGCCGGCGCGAGGGCGGTGGTTGGTTCGCGCTGTGGCTGATCCGTTTCATCGGCTTGCGCCTGGGGCGCACGCCAGCGCGATGGCTGCTGGTTCCGATCACGCTGTATTTTTTCTTGCGTCGCGGCAGCGAGCGCCGTGCTTCGCGCGACTATCTGACACGCGTGTTGTGCCGCCCGGCACGCACGCGCGAAGTGCTGCGTCACTTCCACGCATTTGCCGCGACTACGCTGGACCGCGTGTTTTTTCTGGCGCGCGGCGTGCAGGGCTTCGATGTCGAAATCAGCGGTCTGGATGCGCTCGAGCAGGCCATGGCCGGGGGCCGTGGCGCGTTGCTGGTCGGCGCGCATGTCGGCAGCTTCGAGGCGCTGCGTGCGCTGGCCGCGCGGCGTCCCGATCTGGATCTGCGTCTGGTACTGGATCGACAGCAGACCCCGGCGCTGAACATGCTGCTGGAGGCGCTGGCGCCCGCGTTACGCGCGCAGGTGATCGATGCTGCGCAAGGCGGCGTCACCGTGATGCTGGCATTGAGTGAGGCCGCGCAGCACGGCGCGCTGCTGGCGCTGCTGGGCGATCGTGCACGTCACGGCGAGGCCATCTGCCGCGTGCCCATGCTGGGCGCTAGCGCCGCGCTGCCGGCGGCACCCTGGCGCGTGGCCGCGGCACTGCAAATCCCGGTACTGTTGGGCTTCGGCCTGTATGCAGGCCGCAGCCGCTACCATCTGCGCTTCGAGGCTTTCGCCACGCGCATCGATCTGCCGCGCACAGCGGACGCGCGTACTGCGGTACTGCAGGCCTGCAGCGCACGCTATGCCACGCGCATCGAGGCGCAGTTGCGCGAGTTCCCCTACAACTGGTTCAACTTCTATGATTTCTGGCAAACACCTGAGTCTGGGCTTGTACCTTCTGCTGGCCATGCTGCCGGCGCTGGCAGCTGA
- a CDS encoding pyridoxal-phosphate dependent enzyme, whose product MSHPPSAAALPEFAAVLDAAARIAPHARLTPILRDEALDALSGATLYFKAEHLQRGGAFKFRGACNAAWALPDELAARGVLTHSSGNHGAALALAAASRGIAAHVVVPDGAVRTKLALIEAAGAHVHRCAPTLAARETACVELMQTLGTTLIHPYENPQVIAGQGTVALELLHALPDLDALVVPIGGGGLAAGSALSLQALAPRCELVLAEPAGASDAAQSLRSGARVTAFTPHTICDGLRAGIGAPNFALLRAAGAGVITVDDAETRAAMRLLWQHLKQTVEPSSATVLAAVLQQRARFAGHRVGLILSGGNVDLDAIAFCARCGAG is encoded by the coding sequence ATGTCACACCCCCCATCTGCCGCCGCATTGCCTGAATTCGCCGCGGTACTCGACGCCGCTGCGCGCATCGCGCCGCACGCGCGCCTGACGCCGATCCTGCGCGATGAAGCCCTCGATGCACTCAGCGGCGCCACGTTATATTTCAAGGCCGAACACCTGCAGCGCGGTGGCGCGTTCAAATTTCGCGGCGCCTGCAACGCGGCCTGGGCGCTGCCGGATGAACTCGCCGCGCGCGGCGTACTCACGCACTCCTCGGGCAACCACGGCGCCGCGTTGGCGCTGGCGGCGGCCAGCCGCGGCATCGCCGCGCACGTGGTGGTGCCGGACGGCGCGGTGCGCACCAAGCTGGCGCTGATCGAAGCCGCCGGCGCGCACGTGCATCGCTGCGCGCCGACGCTGGCCGCGCGCGAGACGGCATGCGTCGAACTCATGCAGACGCTGGGCACCACGCTGATCCACCCCTACGAAAATCCGCAGGTGATCGCCGGCCAGGGCACCGTCGCACTGGAACTGCTGCACGCCCTGCCCGATCTGGACGCGCTGGTGGTACCGATCGGCGGCGGCGGGCTGGCCGCCGGCAGCGCATTGAGCCTGCAGGCGCTGGCGCCGCGTTGCGAACTGGTGCTGGCCGAGCCCGCGGGCGCCAGCGACGCGGCGCAATCCTTGCGCAGCGGCGCGCGCGTCACCGCGTTCACCCCGCACACGATCTGCGACGGCCTGCGTGCCGGTATCGGCGCGCCCAACTTCGCGCTGCTGCGCGCGGCCGGCGCCGGCGTCATCACCGTCGACGACGCGGAAACCCGCGCCGCGATGCGTCTGCTCTGGCAGCACCTGAAACAGACCGTGGAGCCGTCCAGCGCCACCGTGCTGGCCGCGGTACTGCAACAACGCGCGCGCTTCGCCGGGCATCGCGTGGGTTTGATTCTCTCCGGCGGCAATGTCGATCTCGACGCCATTGCTTTCTGCGCACGCTGCGGCGCCGGCTGA
- a CDS encoding phosphopantetheine-binding protein: protein MPKQCPAEMELAELIVSSLNLEHLRAADLDPEAPLFGGSLGLDSIDALEIALAVSRHYGIHLRADHADNRNIFANLRALAQHIERERRASVVENP, encoded by the coding sequence ATGCCCAAGCAATGCCCCGCCGAAATGGAACTGGCCGAGCTGATTGTCAGCAGCCTCAATCTGGAGCATCTGCGCGCCGCGGATCTGGACCCCGAGGCGCCCCTGTTTGGCGGCAGCCTGGGACTGGATTCGATTGATGCACTGGAGATCGCGCTGGCGGTGTCGCGCCATTACGGCATCCACCTGCGCGCGGATCACGCCGACAACAGGAACATCTTCGCCAACCTGCGCGCGCTGGCCCAGCACATCGAGCGCGAGCGCCGTGCCAGCGTGGTCGAGAACCCGTGA
- a CDS encoding restriction endonuclease, with protein MAEITRRRTGELLRVLFELLRTAPDGLQASEALRQLAARVQLTPYEAGDYESGGRRFEKIVRFATVDCVKAGWLSKHKGIWTLSTEGLRAYERWPDPEEFYREAVRRYDAWKRAQPDAPLADSTANAAPDAGFTDTSVAEIASLSLDQAEEMAWSAITRFLNGMPPYQFQQLVGDLLGAMGYHVAWVAPPGKDGGTDLLAYNDPLGTRPPRIKVQVKRNAESARIDVQGLRSFMAVLGDEDIGIFVALSGFTRDAEQEARSQSSRRVTLLDMGRFVDLWTEYYTRLDDAARRRFPLRPVWFLASAD; from the coding sequence ATGGCTGAAATCACCCGCCGCCGCACCGGCGAATTGCTGCGCGTGTTGTTCGAGTTGCTGCGCACAGCGCCCGACGGCTTGCAAGCCAGTGAAGCGCTGCGCCAACTCGCCGCGCGCGTGCAACTGACGCCCTACGAAGCCGGCGACTACGAATCCGGCGGACGACGCTTTGAAAAGATCGTGCGTTTCGCCACCGTCGACTGCGTCAAGGCCGGCTGGCTCAGCAAACACAAGGGCATTTGGACACTGAGCACGGAGGGTCTGCGCGCCTACGAGCGCTGGCCCGACCCCGAGGAGTTCTATCGTGAAGCCGTGCGCCGGTACGACGCCTGGAAAAGGGCGCAGCCGGATGCGCCGCTTGCGGACAGCACGGCGAATGCGGCGCCGGATGCCGGTTTCACGGACACAAGCGTCGCTGAAATCGCCAGCCTTTCGCTCGACCAGGCCGAGGAGATGGCCTGGTCGGCGATCACGCGGTTTCTCAACGGCATGCCGCCGTATCAGTTTCAGCAGCTGGTCGGCGATCTGCTCGGCGCCATGGGTTACCACGTGGCCTGGGTTGCCCCGCCCGGCAAGGACGGTGGCACCGATCTGCTCGCCTACAACGATCCACTCGGCACGCGCCCGCCGCGCATCAAGGTGCAGGTCAAGCGCAACGCCGAATCGGCGCGCATCGACGTGCAGGGTCTGCGCAGCTTCATGGCGGTGCTGGGCGATGAGGACATCGGCATCTTCGTAGCCCTGTCCGGTTTCACGCGCGACGCCGAACAGGAAGCACGCAGCCAGAGCAGTCGTCGCGTCACCTTGCTGGACATGGGCCGCTTCGTCGATTTATGGACCGAGTATTACACCAGGCTCGACGACGCGGCGCGGCGACGATTTCCGCTGCGCCCCGTGTGGTTTCTGGCCAGCGCCGACTGA
- a CDS encoding MMPL family transporter, whose product MHAADPPRRAARGVIVLLLWLLALGVLGAYSAWQLRISSDLRAFLPAPRTPLQHLLLRELGQGAGARTLLLAIRTPDAARAATLSSALRARLLASGQFDTVQNGSGGLQQIAAGLLPYRYLLAPTLDTHRFDATYLRSQLEQRLDDLGSPGSSLLKPLLPADPTLETLKLAERWAPRHAPPLRHGVWYADHAALLLLETHAAGFDPDAQARAVRVIEQSYSSLPQHAQARLELSGPGYFGVVVQALTRSTAEHLGWAAGGGLLLLLLLAYRSVRAVLLAALPLLSAALVGTTVLALVFGGAHGLTLAFGITLLGVAQEYPLRLLSHRRRGEDPRVSARALGPVLLLAMASTAIAYLAFFASGVAGLQQLALFTLSGILAAGLSTRFVLPLLLPVARRDAGAQRWLAALARGLTWLPRARAFAALLALAAVFVLLLVPGPWWQNNLAALTPVPLPLLHREGVLRKALGAPDVRYLLVIEGDSAEQVLRHSAAAAPAFAPLLARGTLETLMLPSTYLPPLAVQRARQARLPDRVQLQTALDQALHGLPYRAGLFAPFVRDIEIARTLPLLTPQAFERTPLGGLLRALLIERHGRWFGLGLVGGVRDPAALANAAQATHGLVRLVDLKTETESWVASYRQRILAALAGAALLLIAVVTLGLRRWRAVLRVLAALALALLLTLAALRLLVGALSLFHLVALLLAGGLGLHYALFFERARGADAEERLRTLHATLLCAVSTLLAFGVYALAPLPVLRALGLTVSLGIAANLLAAALLTWPREAPRAC is encoded by the coding sequence ATGCACGCGGCCGACCCGCCACGGCGCGCAGCGCGCGGCGTCATCGTGCTGCTGCTGTGGCTGCTGGCGCTGGGTGTGCTCGGTGCCTACAGCGCATGGCAGTTGCGCATCAGCTCGGATCTGCGCGCGTTTCTGCCGGCGCCGCGCACGCCACTGCAGCATCTGCTGCTGCGCGAGTTGGGCCAGGGCGCCGGCGCGCGCACACTGCTGCTGGCGATCCGCACGCCCGATGCCGCGCGCGCAGCGACGTTGAGCAGCGCGTTGCGCGCGCGTCTGCTGGCCAGTGGCCAGTTCGACACCGTGCAAAACGGCAGCGGCGGCCTGCAACAAATCGCAGCGGGGTTGTTGCCATATCGCTATCTGCTGGCGCCGACGCTGGACACGCACCGCTTCGATGCGACGTATCTGCGCAGTCAGCTCGAGCAGCGCCTGGATGACCTCGGCTCACCCGGATCCAGCCTGCTCAAGCCGTTGTTGCCAGCGGACCCGACGCTGGAAACGCTGAAGCTGGCCGAGCGTTGGGCGCCGCGTCACGCGCCGCCATTGCGCCATGGCGTGTGGTATGCCGACCACGCCGCGCTACTGCTGCTGGAAACGCACGCGGCGGGCTTCGACCCGGATGCGCAAGCGCGCGCGGTGCGCGTCATCGAGCAGAGCTACAGCAGCCTGCCGCAGCACGCGCAGGCACGGTTGGAACTGAGCGGCCCGGGTTACTTCGGCGTGGTGGTGCAGGCGCTCACGCGCAGCACCGCCGAGCACCTGGGCTGGGCGGCCGGCGGGGGTCTGCTGCTGCTGCTGCTGCTGGCGTATCGCAGCGTGCGCGCGGTGCTGCTGGCGGCGTTGCCGCTGTTGAGCGCGGCGCTGGTCGGCACCACGGTGCTGGCGCTGGTGTTCGGTGGCGCGCATGGCTTGACGCTGGCATTCGGCATCACCCTGCTCGGCGTGGCGCAGGAATACCCGTTGCGCCTGCTCAGCCATCGCCGCCGCGGCGAAGATCCGCGCGTCAGCGCGCGCGCGCTGGGCCCGGTGTTGCTGCTGGCGATGGCGTCCACGGCGATCGCCTATCTGGCGTTCTTCGCCTCGGGTGTGGCCGGTCTGCAGCAACTGGCCTTGTTCACGCTCAGCGGCATCCTTGCCGCGGGATTGAGCACGCGCTTCGTGCTGCCGTTGCTGTTGCCGGTGGCGCGCCGCGATGCCGGCGCGCAACGCTGGCTGGCGGCGCTGGCGCGCGGCCTGACGTGGTTGCCGCGCGCGCGCGCCTTTGCCGCGCTGCTGGCGCTGGCCGCCGTGTTCGTGTTGCTGCTCGTGCCTGGACCGTGGTGGCAGAACAATCTCGCTGCGCTGACCCCGGTACCGCTGCCGCTGCTGCACCGTGAAGGCGTTCTGCGCAAGGCACTCGGCGCGCCCGATGTGCGCTATCTGCTGGTCATCGAAGGCGACAGCGCCGAGCAGGTCCTGCGCCATAGCGCGGCCGCTGCGCCGGCGTTCGCGCCGCTGCTGGCGCGGGGTACGCTGGAGACCCTGATGCTGCCAAGCACGTATCTGCCGCCGCTGGCGGTGCAGCGCGCCCGCCAGGCACGATTGCCCGATCGCGTGCAATTGCAGACGGCGCTGGATCAAGCCTTGCACGGCCTGCCGTATCGCGCGGGTTTGTTTGCGCCGTTCGTGCGCGATATCGAAATCGCGCGCACGTTGCCGTTGCTGACGCCACAAGCCTTCGAGCGCACGCCGCTGGGCGGGCTGCTGCGCGCGCTGCTGATTGAGCGCCACGGGCGCTGGTTCGGGCTGGGCCTGGTCGGCGGCGTGCGCGATCCAGCAGCGTTGGCAAACGCCGCGCAAGCCACGCACGGCCTGGTGCGCCTGGTCGACCTGAAAACCGAAACCGAGTCCTGGGTGGCCAGCTATCGGCAGCGCATTCTTGCCGCGCTGGCCGGCGCCGCGCTGTTGCTGATCGCGGTGGTCACGCTGGGCCTGCGCCGCTGGCGCGCGGTGTTGCGCGTGCTGGCCGCGCTGGCACTGGCGTTGCTGTTGACGCTGGCGGCGCTGCGCCTGCTGGTCGGTGCGCTGAGCCTGTTTCATCTGGTGGCGCTGCTGCTGGCGGGCGGGCTGGGCCTGCACTACGCGCTGTTCTTCGAACGCGCGCGCGGCGCGGATGCCGAAGAACGCCTGCGCACGCTGCACGCCACGTTGCTGTGCGCGGTCTCGACGCTTCTGGCCTTCGGCGTCTACGCATTGGCACCGCTGCCGGTATTGCGCGCGCTGGGTCTCACCGTGAGCCTAGGTATTGCCGCCAACCTGCTGGCCGCAGCGTTGTTGACCTGGCCGCGCGAGGCGCCACGCGCATGCTGA
- a CDS encoding GNAT family N-acetyltransferase, with product MPRDPEPPGRVHVRRADAVDLDALLALETRVFRSDLISRAQYRRHIDSDSALVLVATQTGTLLGSVVVFFRRGSRNARLYSLASAPEARGRGVGAALLRAAEQAARQRRCRGMRLEVRSSNRAAQRLYETRGYARGGVHRGYYEDGADALRYAKALD from the coding sequence ATGCCCCGCGATCCCGAACCTCCCGGCCGAGTCCACGTCCGCCGCGCCGACGCCGTTGATCTCGACGCGCTGCTGGCGCTGGAGACGCGCGTGTTCCGTTCCGATCTGATCAGCCGCGCGCAGTACCGCCGGCATATCGACAGTGATAGCGCGCTGGTGCTGGTGGCCACGCAGACCGGTACGCTGCTGGGATCGGTAGTGGTGTTCTTTCGTCGCGGCAGCCGCAACGCGCGCCTGTATTCACTGGCCAGCGCGCCGGAAGCGCGTGGGCGCGGCGTCGGTGCCGCGCTGCTGCGTGCCGCCGAGCAGGCCGCGCGCCAGCGCCGCTGTCGTGGCATGCGTCTGGAAGTGCGCAGCAGCAATCGCGCCGCGCAGCGTTTGTACGAAACCCGCGGCTATGCGCGTGGCGGTGTGCACCGTGGCTATTACGAAGACGGCGCCGACGCATTGCGCTACGCCAAGGCGCTGGACTGA
- a CDS encoding RimK family protein — protein sequence MARLVIVVEKNTDWGSYYPSDNVVSATDYLREPVGGDERTHVINLCRSYKYLGTGYYVSLLGEARGHRVIPSVRTINDLRRRSLYGLDVEDLNQKLANFLPAGGRDTTDFGILVYFGETSYPQLRDLARGVFESFPAPLLRIEFERERMWRISAIKPIGLHTLDDAQEDAFAQTLDSFARKLWRKPRARRLYRYDIAMLVDPNEVMPPSNKKALKSFIAAGKELGIEVDPIGKGDYTRLAEYDGLFIRETTALDHHTYRFAHKAEREGMVVIDDPTSILRCTNKIYLHDLLRSKKLATPRTEILYRDDPKQLRDLSERLGFPMVLKIPDGSFSRGVVKVEESSALDKAAAELFQHTALVIAQEFLYTEFDWRIGVLNHETLYACQYSMARGHWQIYNHGAKGTAKSGGFKTLPVREAPPEVIKLALRATQPIGDGFYGVDIKQTPERTVVIEVNDNPSVDAGVEDAYLGEDLYLRVMQEFLRRLERKRLGIVG from the coding sequence ATGGCCCGGCTGGTCATCGTTGTCGAAAAAAACACGGATTGGGGCTCGTACTACCCTTCCGACAATGTCGTTTCCGCCACTGACTACCTGCGCGAGCCGGTGGGTGGCGACGAGCGTACCCACGTCATCAATCTGTGCCGCAGCTACAAATACCTCGGCACCGGCTATTACGTGTCCCTGCTGGGCGAGGCGCGCGGCCACCGCGTGATCCCCTCGGTGCGCACCATCAATGATCTGCGCCGGCGCTCGTTGTACGGATTGGATGTGGAGGACCTCAACCAGAAGCTGGCCAATTTCCTGCCTGCCGGAGGCCGCGACACCACCGACTTCGGCATCCTCGTGTACTTCGGCGAGACGTCGTACCCGCAATTGCGCGACCTGGCACGCGGCGTGTTCGAGTCGTTCCCGGCACCGCTGCTGCGCATCGAGTTCGAGCGCGAACGCATGTGGCGCATCAGCGCGATCAAGCCGATCGGCCTGCACACGCTGGATGACGCCCAGGAGGATGCGTTCGCGCAAACGCTCGACAGCTTCGCGCGCAAGTTGTGGCGCAAGCCGCGCGCGCGGCGCCTGTATCGCTATGACATCGCCATGCTGGTCGATCCCAACGAAGTCATGCCGCCATCCAACAAGAAGGCGCTCAAAAGCTTCATCGCCGCCGGCAAGGAACTGGGCATCGAGGTCGATCCGATCGGCAAGGGTGATTACACGCGCCTCGCCGAGTACGACGGCCTGTTCATCCGCGAAACCACGGCGCTTGATCACCATACCTACCGTTTCGCGCACAAGGCCGAGCGCGAGGGCATGGTGGTGATCGACGACCCCACCTCGATCCTGCGCTGCACCAACAAGATCTATCTGCACGATCTGCTGCGCTCGAAAAAGCTGGCCACGCCGCGCACCGAAATCCTCTATCGCGACGATCCCAAACAGTTGCGCGACCTGTCCGAGCGCCTCGGCTTTCCGATGGTGCTGAAGATCCCCGATGGCTCGTTCTCGCGTGGCGTGGTCAAGGTCGAGGAAAGCTCGGCGCTGGACAAAGCCGCGGCGGAGCTGTTCCAGCACACCGCGCTGGTGATCGCACAGGAGTTTCTCTACACCGAGTTCGACTGGCGCATCGGCGTGCTCAACCACGAGACGCTGTACGCCTGCCAGTATTCGATGGCGCGCGGCCACTGGCAGATCTACAACCACGGCGCCAAGGGCACCGCCAAGAGCGGCGGCTTCAAGACCCTGCCGGTGCGCGAGGCGCCGCCGGAGGTGATCAAGCTGGCGTTGCGCGCCACGCAGCCGATCGGCGACGGCTTCTATGGCGTCGACATCAAGCAGACGCCCGAGCGCACCGTGGTGATCGAAGTCAACGACAACCCCTCGGTCGATGCCGGCGTCGAGGACGCCTACCTCGGCGAGGATCTGTACCTGCGCGTGATGCAGGAATTCCTGCGCCGCCTGGAACGTAAACGGCTGGGCATCGTGGGATGA